From a single Pseudomonas sp. A34-9 genomic region:
- a CDS encoding dipeptidase, whose amino-acid sequence MNFPFKQLAATTLMLAGLSVFTAPAQANITPQQSAEILKSFSADKVTDFRQFLGNLGKSDLAKTADIGPAIGAYLDNKTLTADQQNEIYRLLGIYTRAKYSAAATETLRELVEIPTYRKDGVDQHDNPEFIKIAAKIQSLAESFNLKFRNIDNRVYEISLDGSGDEVVGIHAHADVVPVTPENWVLKDGTRLDPFKITLIGDRMYGRGTEDDKNGIVVTLYAMKVIKEEKLPLVRNFKLLVDTTEETTGDAIPYYFERNPTPNYNLALDGGYPVVIAEKGYGTVMANFAKRKGEGKGAEIISMTGGLATNQIPSASVATLVTDKPAELAASLQKAGDEFAKRNGGDFQVSAKVDGKDVKLTVTGVSAHSSEPESGINPVARMLVFINSLDGKVALKHNHITDAARYAADNWGLDYLGNKLGVGFSDAFMGPLTTSLTYVGMDEKAFKLAVNLRVPKGKSPEKLKAEIAEKLAAWSKKSHVAVAFDYSIAEPMYRNPEGEWVKALLAVSTENLGMKHEFGTSAGATSVHELPNGVQFGLAMPNVKYTGHTDGEFKTVEQFQLDLQIVTEMIGRIGQLPKL is encoded by the coding sequence ATGAATTTCCCTTTCAAACAACTGGCTGCCACCACGTTGATGCTGGCCGGTCTATCCGTATTTACTGCGCCCGCGCAAGCCAATATCACCCCGCAACAGAGCGCTGAAATCCTCAAGTCTTTCAGTGCCGACAAGGTTACAGATTTCCGCCAGTTCCTTGGCAATCTGGGCAAGAGTGATCTGGCCAAGACCGCCGACATCGGCCCGGCGATTGGCGCTTACCTTGATAACAAGACGCTGACCGCTGATCAGCAGAACGAAATCTATCGTCTGCTGGGTATCTACACGCGAGCGAAATACAGCGCTGCCGCCACCGAAACCCTGCGCGAACTGGTGGAGATTCCGACCTATCGCAAGGACGGTGTCGATCAGCATGACAACCCGGAATTCATCAAGATCGCGGCGAAGATCCAGAGCCTTGCCGAATCGTTCAACCTGAAATTCCGCAACATCGATAATCGCGTCTACGAGATTTCCCTCGATGGCAGTGGCGATGAAGTGGTTGGCATTCATGCGCATGCCGACGTGGTGCCGGTGACACCGGAAAACTGGGTGCTCAAGGATGGCACCCGCCTCGACCCGTTCAAGATCACCCTGATCGGCGACCGCATGTACGGTCGCGGCACCGAGGATGACAAGAACGGCATCGTGGTCACGCTCTATGCCATGAAAGTCATCAAGGAAGAAAAGCTGCCGCTGGTGCGCAACTTCAAGCTGTTGGTCGACACCACTGAAGAAACCACGGGCGATGCGATTCCGTACTACTTCGAACGCAATCCGACACCGAACTACAACCTGGCGCTGGATGGTGGCTACCCGGTAGTAATTGCCGAGAAAGGCTACGGCACCGTGATGGCCAACTTTGCCAAGCGCAAAGGTGAAGGCAAAGGTGCGGAAATCATTTCGATGACCGGTGGCCTGGCGACCAACCAGATTCCTTCGGCGTCGGTTGCCACACTTGTGACCGATAAACCTGCCGAACTGGCCGCCAGCCTGCAAAAAGCTGGCGACGAGTTTGCCAAACGCAATGGCGGCGATTTCCAGGTGAGCGCCAAGGTCGACGGCAAGGACGTCAAACTGACGGTGACCGGTGTGTCCGCGCACTCCTCCGAACCTGAGTCCGGGATTAACCCGGTCGCGCGGATGCTGGTCTTTATCAATAGTCTTGATGGCAAGGTCGCGCTCAAGCACAACCACATCACCGATGCCGCGCGCTACGCCGCCGACAACTGGGGTCTGGATTACCTTGGCAATAAGCTCGGTGTCGGTTTCTCGGATGCCTTCATGGGTCCGCTGACGACGTCGCTGACCTACGTCGGCATGGATGAAAAAGCCTTCAAGCTTGCAGTCAACCTGCGCGTGCCGAAGGGCAAGTCGCCAGAAAAACTCAAGGCTGAAATCGCTGAGAAACTGGCTGCCTGGAGCAAGAAGAGCCACGTAGCCGTTGCCTTCGACTATTCGATCGCCGAACCGATGTACCGCAATCCTGAGGGCGAATGGGTCAAGGCGCTGTTGGCAGTGTCGACTGAAAACCTCGGCATGAAACACGAGTTCGGCACCTCCGCCGGCGCCACCTCGGTGCATGAATTGCCCAACGGCGTGCAATTCGGTCTGGCCATGCCGAACGTGAAGTACACCGGTCACACCGATGGCGAGTTCAAGACTGTGGAGCAATTCCAGCTGGATCTGCAGATCGTGACTGAAATGATCGGACGCATCGGCCAGTTGCCGAAACTCTGA
- a CDS encoding alpha/beta hydrolase translates to MPAEQIQLPNGNTASLAVTPTLTLVKDQSVKTAPVPAKKAIVFFIGGAADQEKYYFQGAFHNIDDAQKLLDAKIAGNAKLKAKYTGIPKSYKDARGSGDIQTHFIDNIPSKSCPVYIVGHSLGGWNGAHLSQILSEAGYTIKYLVTLDPVGEGFFVWLGSDIYFSEPTPVAETWINIRANASTPDQSDGVADFGERWMIEAGPTINKTIDRHHASADWMFIEPVQGTKSACDLIFDSINGIFGQ, encoded by the coding sequence ATGCCGGCAGAGCAAATCCAGCTTCCCAATGGTAATACCGCGAGTCTCGCCGTCACGCCGACGTTAACACTCGTAAAGGATCAATCGGTAAAGACGGCCCCCGTTCCAGCGAAGAAGGCGATCGTTTTTTTCATTGGTGGGGCTGCCGACCAAGAGAAATACTATTTCCAGGGCGCGTTCCACAATATCGATGACGCACAAAAACTGCTCGACGCCAAAATAGCCGGCAACGCCAAGCTGAAGGCGAAATACACGGGGATCCCTAAAAGCTATAAGGATGCAAGGGGTTCCGGCGATATCCAGACTCACTTCATCGACAACATTCCCAGCAAATCCTGCCCGGTTTACATCGTCGGCCACAGCCTCGGCGGATGGAACGGGGCACATCTGTCACAGATCCTTTCCGAAGCCGGTTACACCATCAAATATCTGGTGACACTCGATCCAGTGGGTGAAGGGTTCTTCGTATGGCTGGGTTCCGACATCTATTTCTCTGAACCAACGCCGGTCGCTGAAACATGGATCAACATCCGGGCCAACGCCAGTACACCTGACCAATCTGACGGTGTCGCTGACTTCGGCGAGCGTTGGATGATCGAGGCCGGTCCGACCATCAATAAAACCATTGATAGGCACCATGCTTCTGCTGACTGGATGTTTATAGAGCCTGTGCAAGGGACGAAGTCCGCCTGCGACCTCATTTTTGACTCAATCAACGGTATCTTCGGCCAATGA
- a CDS encoding PAAR domain-containing protein translates to MSGKPAARLSDPTSCPLPGHGTNPIASGSPNVNFDGLAAARMTDKSACGSPITGGVSSTVFINGLNAATIDSTGGHGNVVVGGSGTVIIGDTFVSAPFSGLLPMPVHFSDRIKLIDESTGEPMPNHGYAIQRADGSFEYGTSDSLGFTHVVSSHVAETFKLFLED, encoded by the coding sequence ATGAGCGGAAAACCTGCTGCGCGCCTCTCGGACCCTACTAGTTGCCCTCTTCCGGGACATGGCACCAATCCAATTGCCAGTGGCTCACCCAACGTAAACTTTGACGGGCTTGCTGCCGCCAGGATGACCGACAAGTCCGCTTGCGGCAGTCCAATCACGGGGGGCGTCAGCTCGACCGTCTTCATCAACGGTTTGAACGCTGCGACGATAGACAGCACGGGCGGACACGGCAATGTCGTGGTGGGTGGCTCCGGAACAGTCATCATCGGCGACACATTCGTCTCGGCACCTTTCAGCGGCCTGCTGCCGATGCCGGTGCACTTCAGCGACAGGATCAAGCTGATCGACGAAAGCACCGGTGAACCCATGCCTAATCATGGCTATGCCATTCAACGCGCTGACGGCAGTTTCGAGTACGGAACCAGTGATTCGCTGGGGTTCACGCACGTTGTGAGTTCACACGTGGCAGAAACCTTCAAACTATTTCTGGAAGATTGA
- a CDS encoding LysR family transcriptional regulator, whose protein sequence is MNRNDLRRVDLNLLIVFETLMHERSVTRAAEKLFLGQPAISAALSRLRSLFDDPLFVRTGRSMEPSARAVEIFALLSPALDSISTAVSRAAEFDPATSTSVFRIGLSDDVEFALLPMLLKRLRAESPGIVLVVRRVNYILMPGLLASGEISIGVSYTTDLPANAKRKVLRRSQPKLLRADTVPGPLSLDDYCARPHALVSFAGDLSGFIDEELEKLGRKRHVVLAVPQFNGLSTLLAGTDIVATVPDYTADALTAAGGVRAEDPPLPTRTFELHMAWRGSQDNDPGERWLRSRIQMFFGDPDSL, encoded by the coding sequence ATGAATCGTAATGACCTGCGTCGTGTCGACCTGAACCTGTTGATCGTATTCGAAACATTGATGCACGAGCGCAGTGTGACCCGGGCGGCAGAAAAGCTGTTTCTTGGGCAGCCGGCGATCAGTGCGGCGCTCTCGCGCCTGCGCAGCCTGTTCGATGACCCGCTATTTGTACGCACCGGGCGCAGCATGGAGCCGTCCGCCCGCGCGGTGGAAATCTTCGCCCTGCTGTCCCCGGCCCTCGATTCGATTTCGACCGCCGTCAGCCGTGCAGCCGAATTCGACCCGGCGACCAGCACATCGGTATTTCGGATCGGTTTGTCCGACGACGTCGAATTCGCCCTGCTGCCGATGCTGCTCAAACGCCTGCGCGCCGAATCCCCGGGGATCGTGCTGGTGGTGCGCCGCGTCAATTACATCCTGATGCCCGGGTTGCTGGCCTCCGGCGAAATCTCCATAGGCGTCAGCTACACCACCGACCTGCCGGCCAACGCCAAACGCAAAGTGTTGCGTCGCAGCCAGCCGAAACTGTTGCGCGCTGATACCGTGCCGGGCCCGTTGAGCCTGGATGACTATTGCGCGCGTCCGCATGCGCTGGTGTCGTTTGCCGGCGATCTCAGTGGTTTCATCGATGAAGAATTGGAGAAACTGGGGCGCAAACGGCATGTGGTGTTGGCCGTGCCGCAGTTCAACGGGTTGAGTACATTGTTGGCCGGTACTGACATCGTCGCGACCGTGCCGGATTACACGGCGGATGCGCTGACAGCGGCTGGCGGCGTTCGTGCGGAAGATCCGCCGTTGCCGACGCGCACGTTTGAGCTGCACATGGCCTGGCGTGGGTCGCAGGACAATGATCCGGGTGAGCGTTGGTTGCGGTCGCGGATTCAGATGTTTTTTGGCGATCCGGATAGCCTCTGA
- a CDS encoding zinc-dependent alcohol dehydrogenase family protein, with protein sequence MSRTIRFHKFGPAEVLKCEEHAAAQPGPGEVQVRVEAIGISWYDTLWRQNLASSQARLPSGLGHEMAGVVTAVGANVEDLSVGDKVASFPAESPNDYPVYGESIVLPRTALTRYPDVLSPIEASVHYTPLLIAYFAYADLARVKPGQFALVTDASHCAGPSFVQLGKAMGVRVIAATKEAEEREYLLSLGAEKVIVTEEEDLLMRINKITDNRGVDVVFDGLGGPQMSLLGDVLAPRGSLVLYGLQGGNQTPFPACAAFQKNIQFFVHCIGNFTGKPELGITQDHVALQRALRDINQLTADRVLLPLKTRVFPFNEFVEAHRYMDECPCREQVALQVEPA encoded by the coding sequence ATGTCCCGCACGATCCGTTTTCACAAGTTTGGTCCGGCCGAGGTGCTCAAATGCGAAGAGCATGCGGCCGCGCAGCCAGGTCCTGGCGAAGTGCAGGTGCGTGTCGAGGCAATCGGCATCAGCTGGTACGACACCCTTTGGCGTCAGAACCTGGCGTCGTCCCAGGCACGTCTGCCATCGGGCCTTGGCCATGAAATGGCCGGTGTGGTCACGGCCGTGGGTGCCAACGTCGAGGATCTGTCCGTCGGTGACAAGGTCGCGAGTTTCCCGGCTGAGAGCCCAAACGATTATCCGGTCTACGGCGAGTCGATTGTGCTGCCGCGTACCGCACTGACCCGTTATCCGGACGTGCTAAGCCCAATCGAAGCCAGCGTGCATTACACGCCGTTGCTGATTGCCTACTTTGCCTACGCCGATCTGGCGCGGGTCAAGCCGGGGCAATTCGCTCTGGTCACGGACGCCAGCCATTGCGCCGGTCCTTCGTTTGTCCAGTTGGGCAAGGCGATGGGCGTGCGGGTGATCGCCGCGACCAAAGAAGCCGAAGAGCGCGAGTATCTGCTGTCCCTCGGCGCTGAAAAGGTCATCGTCACTGAAGAGGAAGATCTGTTGATGCGAATCAACAAGATCACCGACAACCGTGGTGTCGACGTGGTGTTCGACGGTCTCGGCGGCCCACAGATGTCGCTGCTTGGTGATGTGCTGGCACCGCGTGGCAGCCTGGTACTTTACGGGTTGCAGGGCGGCAACCAGACGCCGTTTCCGGCCTGTGCAGCGTTCCAGAAGAACATTCAGTTTTTCGTGCACTGCATCGGCAACTTCACCGGCAAGCCAGAACTGGGCATCACTCAGGACCACGTCGCATTACAACGTGCCTTGCGTGACATCAACCAGTTGACCGCTGATCGTGTGTTGCTGCCGCTCAAGACGCGTGTATTCCCGTTCAACGAATTCGTCGAAGCGCATCGCTACATGGACGAATGCCCATGCCGCGAACAGGTTGCCCTGCAAGTCGAACCGGCGTAA
- a CDS encoding PLP-dependent aminotransferase family protein: MKAARQNDFVYQAVYRYLTLLIDEAGSGSAVRLPSLRQLADRLNVSISTVQYAYSLLEKEGRVYSIAKSGYYAQALHVSDSPDSGSDLLETVYVNARRPGMCVLSADEPASLQPLDSPLLMLERELLRQYPRQPQALLQPCGELELRTVMAARYTSSTANYWRADDVYIGADLRGVLDILISVLELRRATVVVESPCDWVILRLLEACEVRVIELPFAGGVIDLQRLESVLKSESVRLILLSSALSMPRGSLIPLSNQQAVAHLLGRHGTWVLENDCYSELHEGGDAQRLRDWLDPDRLLVFSTFEKFIGAEAPFGILLSRQWRNELQRHFLLRAFRLSPIRQKAVARLVAGGRLDQHLLILRRMLKERRTQLIELLRERLGDALQVVEPQGGATVWVRSLRPVNMAQVFQRLLRQQIIIAPGELFSLQGLHAQHVRLSPLSHGEHDLTRVVGLLGDALRLAPGE; this comes from the coding sequence GTGAAAGCGGCGAGGCAGAATGACTTTGTTTATCAGGCGGTATATCGATACCTCACGCTGCTGATAGACGAGGCGGGCAGTGGCTCGGCGGTGCGCTTGCCATCACTGCGACAATTGGCGGATCGGCTCAATGTGTCGATCTCGACGGTCCAGTACGCCTATTCGCTGTTGGAAAAGGAAGGCAGGGTCTATTCAATCGCCAAATCCGGATACTACGCGCAAGCGCTGCACGTGTCGGACTCACCCGACAGTGGCAGTGATTTGCTGGAAACCGTTTACGTCAATGCCAGGCGCCCGGGCATGTGTGTGCTGAGCGCCGATGAGCCGGCCTCTCTGCAACCGCTGGACAGTCCATTACTGATGCTGGAGCGGGAACTGCTGCGTCAATATCCGCGCCAGCCGCAAGCGCTCCTGCAACCTTGCGGAGAGCTTGAACTGCGCACGGTAATGGCCGCGCGTTATACCTCGTCGACCGCCAATTACTGGCGTGCGGATGACGTCTACATCGGCGCTGATCTGCGCGGTGTCCTGGACATTCTGATTTCCGTGCTCGAGTTGCGTCGCGCCACCGTGGTCGTCGAATCGCCCTGTGACTGGGTGATCCTGCGTCTGCTGGAAGCCTGCGAGGTGCGTGTTATCGAACTGCCGTTTGCCGGTGGCGTGATTGATCTGCAGCGGCTGGAGTCGGTGCTCAAGAGTGAGTCGGTGCGTTTGATCCTGTTGTCTTCGGCGTTGAGCATGCCACGGGGTAGCCTGATACCGCTGAGCAACCAACAGGCCGTCGCGCATTTGCTCGGGCGCCATGGCACTTGGGTGCTGGAAAACGATTGTTACAGCGAACTCCACGAAGGAGGGGACGCCCAACGATTGCGCGACTGGCTGGACCCCGATCGTCTGCTGGTGTTTTCCACGTTCGAGAAGTTCATCGGTGCCGAGGCACCTTTCGGCATATTGCTCTCACGGCAGTGGCGCAACGAGTTGCAGCGGCATTTTCTGTTGCGCGCGTTTCGCTTGTCGCCGATCCGTCAGAAGGCCGTTGCCAGGCTGGTGGCGGGTGGTCGGCTGGATCAGCATTTGTTGATACTGCGACGAATGCTCAAGGAGCGTCGCACGCAATTGATTGAGCTATTGCGCGAACGTCTCGGCGATGCGTTGCAGGTTGTCGAACCACAAGGTGGCGCGACCGTGTGGGTGCGTTCTTTGCGGCCGGTCAACATGGCGCAAGTGTTCCAGCGCCTGTTGAGGCAGCAGATCATTATTGCGCCGGGCGAGCTGTTCAGCTTGCAAGGCCTGCATGCGCAGCATGTGCGGTTGAGCCCGCTGAGCCACGGCGAGCATGACCTGACCCGCGTGGTCGGCCTGCTCGGTGACGCCTTGCGCCTGGCACCCGGTGAATAA
- the pgm gene encoding phosphoglucomutase (alpha-D-glucose-1,6-bisphosphate-dependent): MTLSPFAGKPAPAELLVDIPRLVTAYYTGQPDASISTQRVAFGTSGHRGSSFDLSFNEWHVLAISQAICLYREAQGITGPLFVGIDTHALSTPAGASALEVLAANGVTVMIAEGDEYTPTPAISHAILCYNRGRTSGLADGIVITPSHNPPQSGGYKYNPTNGGPADTHITKWIEAKANELLAAKLAGVKRISYEQALKASTTHRHDYLNTYVADLINVIDFDAIRDAKLRLGVDPLGGAGVRYWSAIAEHYRLDLQVVNKEVDATFRFMTVDWDGQIRMDPSSSHAMQGLIGLKERFDVAFACDPDHDRHGIVTPSGGLLAPNNYLAVSIDYLFQNRPQWRADAGVGKTVVSSGLIDRVAKRLGRRLYEVPVGFKWFADGLFDGSLGFGGEESAGASFLRKDGGVWSTDKDGLIPALLAAEMTARTGRDPSQAYKALTDELGEPFSVRVDAKANPEQKALLSKLAPAQVTSTELAGEKIQSILSHAPGNDQAIGGLKVMTENGWFAARPSGTEDIYKIYAESFISDDHLKQLVVEAQTLVDGAISSK; this comes from the coding sequence ATGACACTCAGTCCTTTTGCGGGCAAACCGGCACCGGCAGAATTGTTGGTCGATATCCCGCGACTGGTAACGGCTTACTACACCGGACAGCCCGACGCCTCGATTTCCACTCAGCGTGTGGCGTTCGGTACATCCGGGCACCGGGGCAGCTCGTTCGACTTGAGTTTCAACGAGTGGCACGTTCTGGCCATCAGCCAGGCGATCTGCCTGTACCGCGAAGCCCAGGGCATCACCGGGCCGTTGTTTGTCGGCATCGACACCCACGCACTGTCGACTCCGGCCGGAGCCAGCGCGCTGGAAGTTCTGGCCGCCAACGGTGTGACCGTGATGATCGCCGAAGGTGATGAATACACGCCGACGCCGGCCATTTCCCACGCCATTCTCTGCTACAACCGTGGCCGCACCTCGGGCCTGGCGGACGGCATCGTCATCACGCCGTCGCACAACCCGCCACAAAGCGGTGGTTACAAATACAACCCAACCAACGGCGGGCCGGCCGACACCCATATCACCAAATGGATCGAAGCCAAGGCCAATGAACTGCTGGCCGCCAAACTCGCCGGTGTGAAACGCATCAGTTACGAGCAGGCGCTAAAGGCCAGCACGACGCATCGCCACGATTACCTGAATACCTACGTAGCCGACCTGATCAACGTGATCGACTTCGACGCCATTCGTGACGCCAAACTGCGACTGGGCGTTGATCCGCTGGGCGGAGCAGGGGTGCGCTACTGGTCGGCGATTGCCGAGCATTACCGCCTCGATCTGCAAGTGGTCAACAAGGAAGTCGACGCGACGTTCCGTTTCATGACCGTCGACTGGGATGGCCAGATTCGTATGGATCCGTCGTCCAGCCACGCGATGCAAGGGTTGATCGGCTTGAAAGAGCGTTTCGACGTCGCTTTTGCCTGCGACCCCGATCACGACCGTCACGGCATCGTGACGCCGTCCGGTGGTTTGCTCGCGCCGAACAATTATCTCGCCGTTTCGATCGATTACCTGTTCCAGAACCGCCCGCAGTGGCGTGCGGACGCCGGCGTGGGTAAAACCGTGGTCAGCAGCGGTCTGATCGATCGCGTGGCCAAGCGCTTGGGGCGTCGTCTGTACGAAGTTCCGGTCGGTTTCAAATGGTTCGCCGACGGCCTGTTCGACGGCTCGCTGGGCTTCGGCGGCGAAGAAAGCGCGGGCGCATCCTTCCTGCGCAAGGACGGTGGCGTGTGGAGCACCGATAAGGATGGTCTGATCCCGGCGTTGCTCGCCGCTGAAATGACCGCACGCACCGGTCGCGACCCGAGCCAGGCCTACAAGGCATTGACCGATGAGCTGGGCGAACCGTTCTCGGTGCGCGTCGATGCCAAGGCCAATCCGGAGCAGAAAGCGTTGCTGAGCAAGTTGGCGCCTGCGCAGGTCACCTCGACGGAACTGGCCGGCGAGAAAATCCAGAGCATTCTCAGCCATGCACCGGGCAACGATCAGGCGATTGGCGGTCTGAAAGTGATGACTGAAAACGGCTGGTTCGCCGCGCGTCCGTCGGGCACCGAAGACATCTACAAGATCTACGCCGAAAGCTTCATCAGTGACGACCACCTCAAGCAATTGGTCGTTGAAGCGCAGACGTTGGTGGACGGTGCTATTTCCAGCAAGTGA
- a CDS encoding pirin family protein, which yields MLELRPFSSLGGAHHGWLDAHHHFSFAEYYDPQRMSWGNLRVWNDDVIAAGTGFPQHPHRDMEIITYVREGAITHQDNLGNKGRTEAGDVQVMSAGTGIAHSEYNLETKDTKIFQIWILPTETGAPPSWGAKPFPKGQREGFVTLASGKDGDDQSLRIRADARLVAANLKAGETAEYHLDEGRRAYLVPSTGVIEVNGLRAQARDGVAVAHERVLSVTAIEDSEIVLVDLA from the coding sequence ATGCTTGAACTCAGACCTTTCAGCTCGCTGGGCGGCGCCCATCACGGCTGGCTGGACGCTCATCACCACTTTTCGTTCGCCGAGTACTACGATCCGCAGCGCATGAGCTGGGGCAACCTGCGGGTGTGGAACGATGATGTGATCGCAGCGGGCACCGGGTTCCCGCAGCACCCGCATCGCGACATGGAAATCATCACCTACGTCCGTGAAGGTGCGATTACTCACCAGGACAACCTCGGCAACAAGGGCCGCACCGAGGCTGGCGACGTACAAGTGATGAGCGCCGGCACCGGCATCGCTCACAGCGAATACAACCTGGAAACCAAAGACACCAAGATCTTCCAGATCTGGATTCTGCCGACGGAAACTGGCGCGCCACCCTCGTGGGGTGCGAAACCGTTCCCGAAAGGTCAGCGTGAAGGTTTTGTTACGTTGGCCAGCGGCAAGGACGGCGATGACCAGAGCCTGCGGATTCGCGCTGATGCGCGATTGGTCGCGGCCAACCTCAAGGCGGGTGAAACTGCCGAATATCATCTGGATGAAGGCCGTCGCGCGTATCTGGTACCGAGCACCGGCGTGATTGAAGTCAACGGCTTGCGCGCACAAGCTCGGGACGGTGTGGCGGTAGCGCATGAGCGCGTGCTGAGCGTCACGGCCATTGAGGACAGCGAAATCGTTCTGGTGGATCTGGCCTGA